In Ignavibacteria bacterium, the DNA window TCATAAACTTTTTTATTTAAAATAAAAAACCTCCAGATAAAATCCTGGAGGTTTAATTTAATTATTTTTTCTTAGCTGATTTTTTGAATCAAATCAACTACTCTGCACGAGTATCCCCATTCGTTATCGTACCAGCCGAGGACTTTCACCATATTCCCCTCTATTACCATTGTTGATTTTGCATCAAAAATACATGAAGCTGGATGATGAACGATATCCGCGGAAACGATTTCATCTTCGGTGTATTCAAGAACGCCTTTCATGGAAGTTTCTGCGGCTTTTTTGAATGCTGCATTTATTTCTTCGACAGTCGCTGATTTTTCTAACATGCAGACAAAATCAGTAACTGACCCATCTGGAGTTGGAACTCTCAATGCCGTTCCATCAAGTTTTCCTTTAAGTTCGGGTATAATTTTGCCTATTGTTTTTGCAGCGCCCGTTGTTGATGGAATAATTGACATCGCGGCAGCCCGTGAACGTCTTAAATCTTTGTGAGGAAGATCGAGAAGATTTTGATCGTTTGTATAAGAATGAACTGTAGTCATTAATCCATACTTCACTTTAAAATTATCATGAAGAACTTTAACCATAGGAGCCAAACAATTAGTTGTGCATGATGCGTTGGAGATCAATTTCATATCAGGTTTCAAAACTTCATCATTCACTCCTAAAACAACTGTCGCATCCATTTTAGATTCTTTTTCGTCCGCTGGAACTGTCAGAATAACTTTTTTCGCTCCATTATTAAGATGAGTTTTCAACTGCTCTGGCTTCCTGAAAACGCCTGTGGATTCAACTACTACATCGACTCCCAAATTTCCCCATGGAAGTTTTGCCGGATCTTTTTCTGCATAGACTTTCAACCTATCGCCATTCACAATAAGATCATTTCCATCAACATCCACCGTCCCATTGAATCTCCCATGAACTGAATCATATTTAAGAAGGTGTGCAAGTACTCTTGGGCTTGTTAAATCGTTAATTGCTACGAAATCGAACCCGCCGACTTCGAGACATCTTCGGAAAACTAATCTGCCTATTCTTCCGAAACCGTTAATTGCAACTTTAATTGCCATGTGTATATCCTCCAATTTTCAAATTATTTATCAATATTTATTTTTAATCTTTTTACTTAGCTAGCGGAGTATTTCCACCAATAAAAATATTTTGTTTCCAATTCTTCGATCGTAGGCATTGGATAGAAAACCATTTCATCTTTTTCGACGAACCAGAATCCATGTTTTAAAAGTGAAAAAGAAATTTCCTTCATGACCGAACCGAGACTAATAGTCTTGGTTAGTTTTTCTGGATGACGTTTTAACTCCTCGATACATTCTTTAACACGATAAGGATTCACATTAGGAATTTGACAAGTGATTATTCCCTTCCCTCTGTTCTCTTCAAAAAATTTATCTATGTTAAAATCTATTTGTGTGAATAAAATTTTCGGTGCACCTTTTGATTTTGTTTCAGTTGTAATGAATCTGCCAAATTCTCGCTGGTCCTTTGTGGATCCGACGAGAGTCTCGAGTGGTGCTATTTCTTGATATATTCTAATCAAACCCGGTTCGTTTATTGCTGTATATTCTTTTTTTTCTAAAGGGAGCACAACTCCATTAGCTTTAACGAGGTAAAGCTTCTTTAATACATTTAATGGAACATTCGCAATTACGTCATAGGACTTGATAAACTTAGTTCTTTTTGGACGTTTTGTTACTGTATCGGGAACGGTTTGATTTAAAAAATGCTCAATGTCAAAGTACGCATTTCGAAAGTTTATATCGACTTCCACAAAAATTACTTTACCGCTGTAATGTTTTGTGCTTCCGACAGCAAAGTGCATTCCGAAATCTTCTGGTTCAAGCTGCGATGCAACAAGTGCATTTATTGGATAAACAATCATGTATAAATGTTTCGGGTAATCTATCATCGTTTTACCTATAAGTTCAATTTGAAAATCATTTTTGAAATACTCGAGGATTAAAGTGAGTGAAATTAATCCATAAATCTGATACAAAATTAGAAAATAATAACTCGAAGAGCAAAGGAACGAATTTCAGATTTAGCTCAAGAAAAAAGCAACACAGAGGAGAATGCTTACAAGGGTTCCGAAAATCAGAAGAAACGAATTTGCCTTCGCAAATGTAGAATAAAGCGATTCCCACTTGGCAATTGGATTTCGCAAATCCCAATTAGCAAATCGGCGCATTTTTGGATAAATATAACCGACGAAATAAATTCCATATCCGAATTGAAGGAACAATCCGATCCACCAAAGAAGTGAAATTTCCATTTGAAAAAATATTATAAACGATATGGCAATTAAGGGTAAAACGGTTACTGCAGATTTAACCGGCGAAACAGAATAAATCGCCCAGCCGAGTACGCTCTTAAAAGTAACTGCACGTGATGACGAAGGAACAAGCTTCGACCCCCGTTCAAACGAAATTACAGCAAAGTAATCAATCCCAAGAGAAAAAATTGAGAGTATGGTTATTAATGCAAAAAAGTCTTTCATGGCAAACCAATTTTGTGTTGAGATAAATTACATAAAAAAAATTGAAAATATTAGTATTACTCAAATTTCTTAAATCGCTTTTTGGATTTCGTCTCCCTA includes these proteins:
- the gap gene encoding type I glyceraldehyde-3-phosphate dehydrogenase, whose product is MAIKVAINGFGRIGRLVFRRCLEVGGFDFVAINDLTSPRVLAHLLKYDSVHGRFNGTVDVDGNDLIVNGDRLKVYAEKDPAKLPWGNLGVDVVVESTGVFRKPEQLKTHLNNGAKKVILTVPADEKESKMDATVVLGVNDEVLKPDMKLISNASCTTNCLAPMVKVLHDNFKVKYGLMTTVHSYTNDQNLLDLPHKDLRRSRAAAMSIIPSTTGAAKTIGKIIPELKGKLDGTALRVPTPDGSVTDFVCMLEKSATVEEINAAFKKAAETSMKGVLEYTEDEIVSADIVHHPASCIFDAKSTMVIEGNMVKVLGWYDNEWGYSCRVVDLIQKIS